In Calothrix sp. PCC 7507, one DNA window encodes the following:
- a CDS encoding amylo-alpha-1,6-glucosidase, translating into MTPDILMTPETIFLEGKTFIPAEQLPIPEWPCVISERPQPTLTLKDDDLFLVTDTIGNISGCSLNDGNPSMGLFCCDTRFLSRLELQIAGRSPILLSSTAEKGFSLSVLCTNPTIEEGLKAETVGIRREIVLNGAFFEEIEVANYSTTTVNFELSLSFDGDFWDLFEVRGYGREKRGRLLRLVELTAEEGVLFAADGVTPAQTHDSKEESLTLAYQGLDGLVMESRIQFQHRQPDYFKGYTAVWRLELASHETQKLGYRVKMLRNNQSSSIVSAAVTLVQAKAAELMEEQQWLQQITRISSDKTIFNRVIERAEQDMYLLRQSFGKYQTLSAGVPWFSALFGRDSLITASQSLMLNPQIAKETLMLLAAHQGKIEDEWREEEPGKILHELRLGEMARCQEIPHTPYYGTVDATPLWLMLYAEYYAWTNDQETLEQLWPNALAAMEWIDRNTKQNSYLAYFRKSKRGLTNQGWKDSGDCIVDRKGELANGPIALCEVQAYVYAAKMRLAEIARMKKRLDLADRWEEDARNLKARFHRDFWMEDQDFCALALDGDGKQVNSITSNPGHCLHLGIFAPERAYSVAERLRAPDMFNGWGIRTLSSLSPAYNPMGYHIGSVWPHDNAIIAMGLRSLGLIDQALELFQGLFDMTSQQPYQRPPELFCGYERNGDNAPVQYPVACTPQAWATGSVFQLLQMMVNLVPDAQNNCLRIIDPALPESINRLSLHNLRVGATILDLDFERSGSTTACRVAKKRGNLRVVIEA; encoded by the coding sequence ATGACACCGGATATACTGATGACCCCAGAAACAATTTTCCTGGAAGGAAAAACTTTCATTCCTGCAGAACAATTACCTATCCCAGAGTGGCCTTGTGTGATTAGTGAAAGACCACAGCCAACTCTGACACTAAAAGATGATGATTTGTTTTTGGTGACAGATACCATCGGTAATATTTCAGGCTGTTCTCTCAACGATGGTAATCCCAGTATGGGACTGTTTTGCTGCGATACGCGATTCTTGAGCCGCCTGGAGTTGCAAATAGCAGGGCGATCGCCTATCCTTCTGAGCAGTACCGCAGAAAAAGGGTTTTCACTCTCAGTTCTGTGTACCAACCCCACAATTGAAGAAGGGCTAAAAGCAGAAACTGTCGGGATTCGTCGGGAAATTGTCCTCAACGGCGCATTCTTTGAAGAAATAGAAGTAGCAAATTACAGCACAACTACCGTTAATTTTGAGCTAAGTCTCAGCTTTGATGGGGATTTTTGGGATTTATTTGAAGTGCGGGGCTATGGAAGAGAAAAACGGGGTAGGCTATTACGCCTAGTAGAACTGACTGCAGAGGAAGGAGTATTATTTGCAGCCGATGGCGTTACGCCAGCACAGACTCACGATTCAAAAGAAGAATCCTTGACACTCGCCTATCAAGGTTTAGATGGTTTAGTCATGGAATCCCGGATTCAATTTCAACATCGCCAACCAGATTATTTTAAGGGTTACACTGCAGTTTGGCGGCTAGAGTTAGCTTCTCACGAAACCCAAAAATTGGGTTATCGGGTGAAAATGTTGAGAAACAACCAATCTAGTTCCATTGTCAGTGCCGCCGTCACCTTAGTGCAAGCGAAAGCCGCTGAGTTGATGGAAGAACAACAATGGCTACAACAAATTACCCGCATTAGTTCAGATAAGACTATTTTCAATCGCGTGATTGAAAGAGCTGAACAAGACATGTATTTGTTACGCCAGTCTTTTGGTAAATATCAAACACTTTCTGCAGGGGTGCCGTGGTTTTCTGCTTTGTTTGGCCGGGATTCGCTAATCACAGCTTCTCAATCCTTGATGTTAAACCCGCAAATCGCCAAAGAAACCTTGATGCTACTAGCGGCACACCAAGGTAAAATTGAGGATGAATGGCGCGAAGAAGAACCAGGGAAAATCCTACACGAGTTGCGCTTGGGTGAAATGGCTCGTTGTCAAGAAATTCCCCATACACCCTATTACGGTACTGTTGATGCCACGCCGTTGTGGTTGATGCTGTATGCTGAATATTACGCTTGGACTAACGATCAAGAAACTCTAGAGCAACTTTGGCCAAATGCTCTCGCCGCAATGGAGTGGATCGATCGCAATACCAAACAAAATAGCTATCTCGCTTATTTCCGTAAATCCAAACGTGGTCTGACCAATCAAGGCTGGAAAGATTCAGGTGACTGTATAGTAGACCGTAAGGGAGAACTAGCTAACGGCCCCATCGCCCTTTGCGAAGTCCAAGCTTATGTTTATGCAGCCAAGATGCGCCTAGCAGAAATTGCGAGGATGAAAAAGCGGCTGGATCTAGCAGATCGTTGGGAAGAGGACGCGAGAAATCTGAAGGCGCGTTTCCACAGAGATTTTTGGATGGAAGACCAGGATTTTTGCGCCTTGGCTTTGGATGGTGACGGTAAACAGGTAAATAGTATTACATCCAATCCTGGTCATTGTCTACATTTGGGCATTTTTGCACCTGAAAGAGCCTACAGTGTCGCAGAGCGGTTGCGGGCACCAGATATGTTTAATGGTTGGGGTATTCGTACTCTGAGTAGTTTGTCACCGGCTTATAACCCGATGGGATATCATATCGGCTCAGTTTGGCCGCATGATAACGCGATTATTGCGATGGGTTTGCGATCGCTTGGTTTAATAGATCAAGCCCTAGAACTCTTCCAAGGCTTGTTTGACATGACTAGCCAACAACCATATCAAAGGCCTCCAGAACTCTTCTGTGGCTACGAACGTAATGGAGATAACGCCCCCGTTCAGTATCCAGTTGCTTGTACTCCCCAAGCTTGGGCTACTGGTAGTGTCTTCCAACTATTGCAAATGATGGTTAACCTGGTACCTGATGCTCAAAATAACTGCTTACGAATTATTGACCCAGCTTTACCAGAGTCGATTAATCGTCTATCGTTGCATAATTTGCGAGTCGGTGCTACCATCCTTGACTTAGATTTCGAGCGTTCTGGTAGCACCACTGCTTGTCGCGTTGCGAAAAAACGGGGCAATCTTCGGGTGGTGATTGAAGCGTAG
- a CDS encoding TetR/AcrR family transcriptional regulator, whose amino-acid sequence MRQREFDTDEVLAIAMELFWQLGYANTSMKDIVQATGIQPGSLYAAFGDKEKLFQQALKKYTQEFFRASMPRHRPPLECIQKWFEHLAKAMTNDSKHKGCLIINTAVERESHSPSTIAIIEDRLDEIESFFRQNLAQALQDGDLPDSFEVEIISKALLGVVVGMLAIARIRHDAQTFSSIAAGAIALLPIK is encoded by the coding sequence GTGCGGCAAAGAGAATTTGATACCGATGAGGTTTTGGCTATAGCAATGGAACTGTTTTGGCAACTTGGCTATGCCAATACTTCCATGAAAGATATTGTGCAAGCAACAGGAATACAACCTGGCAGCCTGTATGCTGCTTTTGGTGACAAGGAAAAATTATTTCAACAAGCACTCAAAAAGTATACTCAGGAATTCTTTCGGGCTTCTATGCCACGTCATCGTCCACCTTTGGAGTGTATTCAAAAATGGTTTGAGCATTTGGCAAAAGCGATGACAAATGACTCCAAACATAAAGGATGTTTAATTATCAACACCGCTGTAGAGCGAGAATCCCATTCCCCAAGCACAATTGCCATTATTGAGGATCGTTTAGACGAGATTGAGTCATTCTTTCGCCAAAATCTGGCTCAGGCGCTACAGGATGGCGATTTACCTGATTCGTTCGAGGTAGAAATCATCTCTAAAGCACTGCTGGGAGTCGTTGTCGGGATGTTGGCAATTGCGCGGATACGACACGATGCTCAAACTTTTAGCAGCATTGCCGCAGGAGCGATCGCTTTACTTCCCATCAAGTAA
- a CDS encoding glutathione S-transferase family protein, which translates to MNKVILHGFPVSPFVRSARIALIEKGVDYHFNEITLDYLATDEYAQINPFRKMPAFEQDDFILYETPAILGYVDEAFAGQSLQPNNPKARAQMHKWIAISSNYLYPIGVIQLFVQRIMYPILGVETNESVVAESVSTVAQYLDVLESEIAGAFLLGDTLNLADIIAGAMVYCINMTKEGSELVKIRPKTAAWLENLSHRESFRQTLADIIS; encoded by the coding sequence ATGAACAAAGTAATTCTACACGGCTTTCCTGTGAGTCCATTTGTCCGCTCGGCACGCATTGCGTTAATTGAAAAAGGGGTTGACTATCATTTCAACGAGATTACTCTTGACTATCTCGCCACTGATGAATATGCTCAGATCAATCCATTTCGCAAGATGCCTGCATTTGAGCAAGACGATTTTATTCTCTACGAAACTCCGGCGATATTAGGTTACGTTGATGAAGCTTTTGCTGGACAGTCTTTGCAGCCGAACAATCCAAAAGCACGCGCTCAAATGCACAAGTGGATTGCTATTTCCTCAAATTACCTGTATCCCATCGGTGTGATACAACTCTTCGTGCAACGCATCATGTATCCAATACTCGGTGTTGAAACAAATGAATCTGTTGTTGCTGAGTCAGTTAGTACCGTTGCTCAGTATTTAGATGTGTTGGAGAGCGAGATTGCAGGTGCATTTCTGCTTGGTGACACCTTGAACTTGGCTGATATTATTGCTGGGGCAATGGTATATTGCATTAACATGACCAAGGAAGGTTCTGAGTTGGTCAAAATAAGACCCAAGACAGCAGCATGGTTAGAAAATTTAAGCCATCGAGAGAGTTTTAGACAAACTTTGGCAGATATCATCAGCTAA
- a CDS encoding DUF2973 domain-containing protein produces MLHLLYILAFTILAFIAVGNLIRNLIMFSFDRERTYPAKYSHMNNSSSRNQFIPHPELLDNAGNLIKEPLLVMRSINVEDARQHLDALYEASSAQKVENQEEG; encoded by the coding sequence ATGCTACACCTACTTTACATTCTTGCTTTTACTATCCTTGCTTTTATAGCCGTTGGTAATTTAATCCGCAACTTAATCATGTTCAGTTTTGATCGAGAGCGAACTTATCCGGCGAAATATTCGCACATGAACAATTCCTCATCCAGAAATCAATTTATCCCTCATCCAGAGTTATTAGATAATGCAGGCAACTTAATCAAAGAGCCGCTGTTAGTGATGCGTTCGATCAACGTTGAAGATGCTCGCCAACACCTCGACGCTTTATATGAAGCTTCTTCAGCGCAGAAGGTTGAGAATCAAGAGGAAGGTTAA
- a CDS encoding DUF2605 domain-containing protein has translation MRDSNLPGTELLKTVLEPLLEDFQYWFARSRDFLESEQISFMSEQEQSDLLLRVKHAQNELNTAKMLFTATDEQVGIDMATIMPWHQLVAECWNVSMRFHQAREV, from the coding sequence ATGCGAGACTCAAATTTACCAGGGACTGAGTTGCTCAAAACAGTTTTGGAACCGCTGTTGGAAGATTTTCAGTATTGGTTTGCGCGATCGCGTGACTTTCTGGAAAGCGAGCAGATATCATTTATGAGTGAGCAAGAGCAATCTGACCTACTCTTGCGAGTTAAGCACGCTCAAAATGAACTCAACACGGCCAAGATGCTGTTTACCGCAACTGATGAACAAGTCGGTATTGATATGGCGACGATCATGCCTTGGCATCAATTAGTAGCAGAATGCTGGAATGTATCCATGCGCTTCCATCAAGCGCGGGAAGTTTAA
- the thrS gene encoding threonine--tRNA ligase yields MSPNQAPNQPEQPEKIYLPRTSESETLKKIRHTASHVMAMAVQKLFPKAQVTIGPWIENGFYYDFDNPEPFSDKDLKAIQKEMVKIINRKLPVIREEVSRQEAQSRIEQIKEPYKLEILADIKEEPITIYHLGNEWWDLCAGPHIENTSEINPKAIELESVAGAYWRGDETKAQLQRIYATAWETPEQLAEYKRRKEEALRRDHRKLGKELGLFIFSDLVGPGLPLWTPKGTLLRSILEDFLKQEQLKRGYLPVVTPHIARVDLFKTSGHWQKYKEDMFPLMAENAEAAALEQGFVMKPMNCPFHIQIYKSELRSYRELPMRLAEFGTVYRYEQSGELGGLTRVRGFTVDDSHLFVTPEQLDSEFLSVVDLILSVFNKLQLKNFKARLSFRDRTSDKYIGGDEVWDKAEGAIRRAVEQLGMEHFEGIGEAAFYGPKLDFIFSDALEREWQLGTVQVDYNLPERFELEYVAEDGARKRPVMIHRAPFGSLERLIGILIEEYAGDFPLWLAPVQVRLLPVGETQLDFAKDVVAKMLALGIRAEVDYSGDRLGKQIRNAEKEKIPVMAVVGAKEVETNTLSIRTRASGELGSIPVDEVVEKLKSAIANFLNF; encoded by the coding sequence ATGTCGCCTAATCAAGCCCCCAATCAGCCAGAACAACCCGAAAAAATTTATTTACCGCGTACCAGCGAATCAGAAACATTAAAAAAGATTCGTCACACAGCTTCTCATGTGATGGCAATGGCGGTACAAAAGCTGTTTCCCAAGGCGCAAGTGACAATCGGCCCCTGGATTGAAAACGGCTTTTATTACGATTTTGACAATCCAGAGCCATTTAGTGATAAAGATCTCAAAGCCATCCAGAAAGAGATGGTGAAAATTATCAATCGCAAATTGCCTGTCATTCGAGAAGAAGTCAGCCGCCAAGAAGCCCAAAGTCGGATTGAGCAAATTAAAGAACCGTATAAATTAGAAATCCTGGCAGATATCAAAGAGGAACCAATCACAATTTATCACCTAGGGAATGAATGGTGGGATTTGTGCGCGGGGCCTCATATAGAAAACACCAGTGAAATCAACCCCAAAGCCATTGAATTAGAAAGTGTCGCTGGCGCTTATTGGCGCGGAGATGAAACCAAAGCGCAGCTACAACGCATTTACGCCACTGCGTGGGAAACCCCAGAACAACTTGCTGAATATAAGCGGCGTAAAGAAGAAGCGCTACGGCGAGATCACCGCAAACTTGGCAAGGAACTGGGATTATTTATATTTTCAGATTTAGTCGGGCCGGGATTACCTTTGTGGACACCCAAAGGCACTCTGTTGCGGAGTATTTTAGAAGATTTCCTGAAGCAAGAACAGCTAAAACGCGGTTATTTGCCTGTGGTGACACCACATATAGCCAGGGTGGATTTATTTAAAACCTCTGGACACTGGCAAAAATATAAAGAAGATATGTTTCCTCTAATGGCGGAAAATGCAGAAGCAGCCGCCCTGGAACAGGGTTTTGTCATGAAACCGATGAATTGCCCGTTCCATATCCAAATATACAAGAGTGAGTTACGTTCCTATCGGGAACTACCGATGCGACTGGCGGAATTTGGCACTGTTTACCGTTATGAACAATCCGGGGAATTGGGCGGTTTAACCAGGGTGCGCGGTTTTACTGTAGATGATTCTCACCTGTTCGTCACCCCAGAACAACTAGACAGCGAATTCCTCAGTGTAGTGGATTTGATTTTGTCGGTGTTCAATAAACTGCAATTGAAAAACTTTAAAGCTAGACTCAGTTTTCGCGATCGCACGAGTGATAAATATATCGGTGGCGATGAAGTTTGGGATAAAGCCGAAGGTGCTATTCGCCGCGCAGTAGAACAACTGGGGATGGAACACTTTGAGGGGATTGGGGAAGCCGCATTTTATGGGCCGAAACTCGATTTTATCTTCAGTGATGCCCTAGAACGGGAATGGCAATTAGGAACTGTACAGGTAGATTACAACTTGCCAGAACGCTTTGAGTTGGAATACGTGGCTGAAGATGGCGCGAGAAAACGCCCAGTGATGATTCACCGTGCGCCGTTTGGTTCTTTGGAACGGTTGATTGGTATTTTGATTGAAGAGTATGCAGGTGATTTTCCCTTGTGGTTAGCGCCAGTGCAAGTTAGGTTACTCCCAGTGGGTGAAACACAACTAGATTTTGCTAAAGATGTGGTAGCAAAAATGTTAGCCTTGGGTATCCGCGCTGAAGTTGATTATAGTGGCGATCGCTTGGGTAAACAAATTCGCAATGCAGAGAAAGAAAAAATACCAGTCATGGCAGTTGTAGGAGCTAAGGAAGTCGAAACCAATACCTTGAGTATCCGTACCCGCGCTTCTGGGGAGTTAGGCAGTATACCTGTTGATGAGGTGGTAGAGAAATTAAAAAGTGCGATCGCTAACTTCTTGAACTTCTAG
- a CDS encoding NAD(P)H-quinone oxidoreductase subunit 4, producing MIADQFPWLTAIVLLPLVASLLIPVLPDKDGKLVRWYALGVGIADFVLMCYAFWQHYDTSSATFQLVESYAWMPQIGFNWAVSVDGLSAPFVLLAGFVTTLSMFSAWQVDRRPRLFYFLMLVLYSAQVGVFVAKDLLLFFIMWEVELIPVYLLVCIWGGKKRRYAATKFLLYTAAASIFILVAALAMALYGGTDVTFDMAVLAMKDYPIGLELLLYAGLLIAFGVKLAVFPMHTWLPDAHGEASAPVSMILAGVLLKMGGYGLIRLNLEMLPDAHIYFAPVLAILGVVNIIYGALNSFAQTNMKRRLAYSSISHMGFVLLGIASFTDLGINGAMLQMISHGLIASVLFFLAGVTYDRTQTMAMDEMGGMGQAMPKVFALFTISAMASLALPGMSGFASELAVFVGITTSDVYSSTFCTVTVFLAAVGVILTPIYLLSMLRQVFYGTGAELICNLEDVNSQNQEDDEAVCFGTDCVLPNQSIYRDATPREVFIAACFLVFIIGIGLYPKAAMQMYDVKTVAVNAQVRQSYGVIAEANPRIYAQGLLVPTIAESEAAPVLGTLK from the coding sequence ATGATAGCGGATCAATTTCCCTGGCTGACGGCGATCGTCTTGCTCCCACTTGTTGCGTCTCTGCTTATCCCTGTGCTGCCAGATAAAGATGGTAAGCTCGTGCGGTGGTATGCACTAGGTGTGGGTATCGCAGATTTTGTTTTGATGTGCTACGCCTTTTGGCAGCATTATGATACCAGCAGTGCCACTTTTCAACTCGTAGAAAGTTACGCTTGGATGCCTCAAATAGGTTTTAACTGGGCAGTTTCAGTTGATGGATTGTCAGCCCCGTTTGTACTTTTAGCAGGTTTTGTGACGACATTGTCGATGTTTTCCGCTTGGCAAGTCGATCGCCGCCCGCGCCTGTTCTACTTTCTGATGCTGGTGCTATATTCTGCACAGGTAGGGGTGTTTGTCGCCAAAGACTTGCTACTATTTTTCATCATGTGGGAAGTAGAACTGATTCCTGTCTACCTACTTGTCTGCATTTGGGGTGGAAAAAAGCGCCGCTACGCAGCTACAAAATTCTTACTATATACCGCAGCAGCTTCTATATTTATTCTGGTGGCAGCCTTAGCAATGGCACTCTACGGTGGCACTGATGTCACATTTGATATGGCTGTGCTAGCAATGAAGGATTACCCAATTGGTCTAGAACTGTTGCTGTATGCAGGATTGCTAATTGCCTTTGGCGTTAAGCTGGCAGTGTTCCCGATGCATACTTGGCTACCCGACGCTCATGGTGAGGCATCTGCACCTGTGTCGATGATTCTGGCTGGTGTGCTGTTGAAGATGGGTGGCTACGGATTGATTCGCTTGAATCTGGAAATGCTTCCCGATGCACATATTTACTTTGCACCAGTTCTCGCTATTCTCGGTGTTGTCAACATTATCTATGGTGCGTTGAACTCTTTTGCCCAGACTAATATGAAGCGTCGTCTGGCGTATTCGTCGATTTCTCATATGGGGTTTGTCTTGCTGGGTATCGCCTCCTTCACAGATTTGGGAATCAACGGTGCAATGTTACAGATGATTTCCCACGGTTTAATTGCATCAGTGCTATTCTTCTTGGCAGGCGTTACCTACGATCGCACTCAGACAATGGCGATGGATGAAATGGGTGGTATGGGTCAGGCTATGCCCAAAGTATTTGCATTGTTTACAATCAGCGCTATGGCTTCTCTTGCTCTCCCTGGAATGAGTGGCTTTGCTAGTGAACTCGCCGTGTTTGTCGGCATCACTACCAGTGATGTCTACAGTTCCACCTTTTGCACCGTGACAGTTTTCCTGGCAGCAGTGGGAGTTATCCTCACACCAATCTATCTGCTTTCGATGCTGCGTCAGGTATTTTACGGCACTGGTGCAGAACTCATCTGCAATCTTGAAGACGTAAATTCGCAGAATCAGGAAGATGATGAAGCGGTTTGTTTTGGTACAGATTGTGTCTTGCCTAATCAGTCAATCTACAGAGATGCTACTCCGCGTGAAGTGTTTATCGCTGCTTGTTTTCTGGTGTTCATTATCGGCATCGGGCTTTACCCCAAAGCCGCAATGCAGATGTACGATGTGAAAACTGTGGCGGTGAATGCTCAGGTTCGCCAATCATATGGCGTTATCGCCGAAGCTAATCCGCGAATTTATGCCCAAGGGTTGTTAGTGCCGACAATTGCAGAGTCAGAAGCAGCGCCAGTTTTGGGAACCTTGAAGTAA
- the thrB gene encoding homoserine kinase, whose product MCVVSSVTVTVPATTANLGPGFDCIGAALTLYNKVKFTHLDEGGLSIYVTGKEAERVQTDESNLIYQAFTKLYQHIEQTPPSVNIEIDLGVPLARGLGSSATAIVGGLVGANQLAGEPLSQLQVMELAIAIEGHPDNVVPALLGGCRLAATSASGWEICDVPWHEDIVPVLAIPDFELSTSEARRVLPTEFSRADAIFNTAHLGLLLRGLQTGKEEWLTAALQDKLHQPYRQALIPGYDAVNRAAVSSGAYGVVISGAGPTLLALTDDEYAPHVEAAMRAAWKTKGIIAVVRSLSLDHQGATSFHEE is encoded by the coding sequence ATGTGTGTTGTTTCTAGTGTCACTGTCACCGTTCCCGCCACCACTGCGAATTTGGGGCCTGGTTTTGACTGCATTGGTGCCGCTTTAACGCTTTACAACAAAGTTAAGTTTACTCACCTCGATGAGGGTGGGTTAAGTATTTATGTCACAGGAAAAGAAGCGGAACGGGTACAAACTGATGAGAGTAACCTGATTTATCAGGCGTTTACAAAGTTATATCAACATATAGAGCAGACACCACCGTCTGTGAACATAGAGATTGATTTGGGTGTACCGTTGGCGCGGGGTTTGGGTAGTTCAGCCACAGCAATTGTTGGTGGGTTGGTGGGTGCGAATCAACTGGCGGGTGAGCCTTTGTCTCAGTTGCAGGTGATGGAATTAGCGATCGCCATCGAAGGACACCCTGATAATGTAGTACCAGCATTGTTGGGGGGTTGTCGTCTGGCGGCTACAAGTGCATCAGGTTGGGAAATTTGTGATGTTCCTTGGCATGAGGATATAGTGCCAGTATTGGCGATTCCTGATTTTGAATTATCAACTTCCGAGGCGCGGCGCGTCTTACCAACTGAATTTAGTCGTGCAGATGCAATTTTCAACACGGCGCATTTGGGATTATTGTTACGCGGCTTGCAAACTGGTAAGGAAGAATGGTTAACTGCTGCTTTGCAAGATAAATTGCATCAGCCTTATCGCCAAGCCTTGATTCCTGGTTACGATGCGGTGAATCGTGCTGCTGTCTCATCTGGTGCTTATGGTGTGGTGATTAGTGGTGCGGGGCCGACATTGTTAGCGCTGACAGATGATGAATATGCACCACATGTGGAAGCGGCCATGAGAGCGGCATGGAAGACAAAAGGAATTATAGCGGTTGTGCGATCGCTATCTCTAGATCACCAAGGCGCAACCAGCTTTCACGAAGAATGA
- a CDS encoding alpha/beta fold hydrolase produces MFPSFLPSAVGQLTDPASIALAQSVQSQAIATPLTNQPITTTYVTQGSGGTPILLIHGFDSSVLEFRRILPLLAVDHETWGVDLLGFGFTDRLAGIKFSPDVIKTHLYHFWKTLINQPVILIGASMGGAAAIDFTLTYPKVVQKLVLIDSAGLQRGSPLSKLMFPPLDYLATEILRNPKIRSSISRAAYKNPSLVSLDALCCGALHLQMPSWSQALIAFTKSGGYRSFSMQKLSQIVQPTLILWGDDDKILGTADAQKFNRAIPHSTLIWIQNCGHLPHLENPQVTAQHILELCKKG; encoded by the coding sequence ATGTTTCCTAGTTTTTTACCTAGCGCAGTTGGGCAACTGACAGACCCCGCCTCGATCGCACTAGCTCAAAGTGTTCAAAGTCAAGCGATCGCTACTCCTCTAACTAATCAACCAATCACCACGACCTATGTCACTCAAGGTAGTGGTGGCACACCTATTTTATTAATTCACGGCTTTGACAGTTCTGTGTTAGAGTTTCGGCGTATTTTGCCACTGCTGGCGGTTGATCATGAAACATGGGGAGTAGATTTATTAGGTTTTGGATTTACAGACAGACTAGCAGGGATAAAGTTTAGTCCAGATGTCATAAAAACCCATCTCTACCACTTTTGGAAAACCCTGATTAATCAACCTGTAATTTTGATTGGTGCTTCAATGGGGGGTGCTGCGGCGATTGATTTTACACTGACTTACCCGAAAGTGGTGCAAAAATTAGTACTAATTGACAGTGCTGGTTTACAAAGGGGTTCACCATTAAGTAAGTTAATGTTTCCCCCACTGGATTATTTAGCAACTGAGATTTTGCGTAACCCTAAGATCCGCTCAAGCATTTCTCGTGCTGCTTATAAAAATCCCAGTCTTGTTTCTCTAGATGCTCTATGTTGTGGAGCTTTGCACCTACAAATGCCAAGTTGGAGTCAAGCTTTGATTGCATTCACTAAAAGCGGTGGTTACAGATCTTTTAGTATGCAAAAATTATCACAAATAGTGCAACCAACGCTAATTTTGTGGGGCGATGACGATAAAATTTTAGGCACTGCGGATGCTCAGAAGTTTAACAGAGCAATCCCCCACAGTACACTAATTTGGATTCAAAATTGTGGTCATCTCCCTCATTTAGAAAACCCACAAGTTACTGCCCAACACATTTTAGAACTTTGCAAAAAAGGTTAA